The Dunckerocampus dactyliophorus isolate RoL2022-P2 chromosome 1, RoL_Ddac_1.1, whole genome shotgun sequence genome has a segment encoding these proteins:
- the LOC129176867 gene encoding zinc finger protein 771-like isoform X2, which yields MKHEIFVVLERTIAEYEEELSRTKEENQRQRQLLDAVFKKPHIVLHRADVSEEHLHPEQQEGTSRVKTEEQQAPCIKEEEGKSHPPYIKEEEEEPQHRHFKEEEEDHSIRQEGGRLEGLEEFPVIGVPVRSEDDEDKGESEEKREVEPPSSRSTQHMTTEADGDHCGGSQAHNLLAPLSDSDDTTSHSTDTDDEDSEADMTCHTDNTRWKCSQCDKMFVGKENLEIHQRLHTGEKPFACSVCGRKFSKQSDLKVHTRVHTGEKPFGCSICGKRFPCKSVLQTHTRVHTGEKPFPCSLCGKSFSTKGNLIAHTRIHTGEKPFSCSLCDKRFYSQSHLKRHTIVHTGEKPFACSLCGKRFSCKSHFQKHIRIHT from the exons ATGAAACACG aaatatttgtagtgctggaaagaacgatagcagagtacgaggaggaactttctcgaacaaaagaggagaaccagcgacaacgtcaactactggacgctgttttcaagaaaCCCCACATTGTGTTACACAGAGCAG ACGTCAGTGAAGAACATCTCCACCCAGAGCAGCAGGAGGGGACCTCCAGGGTGAAGACGGAGGAGCAACAGGCCCCAtgcattaaagaggaagaggggaAATCACATCCCCcctacattaaagaggaagaggaggagccacagcaccGCCactttaaagaggaagaggaggatcacaGCATCAGACAGGAGGGAGGGCGtcttgaaggactggaggagttcccagtgattggtgtccctgtgaggagtgaagatgatgaagacaaaggtgaaagtgaggagaagagagaggtggagcctccaagcagcaggtcaactcaacacatgacaacagaagctgatggagaccactgtggaggatcacaagcacacaacctcttagctccactgtcagatagtgacgacacaacgtcacactctactgacactgatgatgaagactctgaagctgatatgacatgtcacactgacaacacacgctggaaatgctctcaatgtgacaaaatgtttgtTGGCAAGGAAAATCTGGAAATACACCAGAGActtcacacaggagagaaacctttcgcctgctcagtttgtggtcgAAAATTCTCTAAGCAGTCAGATTTGAAAGTACATACACgagtacacactggagagaaaccttttggtTGCTCGATTTGTGGAAAAAGATTCCCTTGTAAAAGTgttttacaaacacacacaagagtacacactggagagaaaccttttccctgctcgctttgtggaaaaagtttctcTACTAAAGGTAATTTAATagcacacacaagaatacacactggggagaaacctttttcctgctcaCTTTGTGATAAAAGATTCTATAGTCAGTCTcatttaaaaagacacacaatagtacacactggggagaaaccttttgcctgctcgctttgtggtaaaagattcagttgtaaaagtcattttcaaaaacacataaGGATACACACTTAG
- the LOC129176867 gene encoding zinc finger protein 771-like isoform X1: MCKVQMLRALVNRRLTSAVEEIFVVLERTIAEYEEELSRTKEENQRQRQLLDAVFKKPHIVLHRADVSEEHLHPEQQEGTSRVKTEEQQAPCIKEEEGKSHPPYIKEEEEEPQHRHFKEEEEDHSIRQEGGRLEGLEEFPVIGVPVRSEDDEDKGESEEKREVEPPSSRSTQHMTTEADGDHCGGSQAHNLLAPLSDSDDTTSHSTDTDDEDSEADMTCHTDNTRWKCSQCDKMFVGKENLEIHQRLHTGEKPFACSVCGRKFSKQSDLKVHTRVHTGEKPFGCSICGKRFPCKSVLQTHTRVHTGEKPFPCSLCGKSFSTKGNLIAHTRIHTGEKPFSCSLCDKRFYSQSHLKRHTIVHTGEKPFACSLCGKRFSCKSHFQKHIRIHT; this comes from the exons atgtgtaaagtacaaatgctgagagcgttggtgaaTCGGCGACTAACTTCGGCTGtcgaagaaatatttgtagtgctggaaagaacgatagcagagtacgaggaggaactttctcgaacaaaagaggagaaccagcgacaacgtcaactactggacgctgttttcaagaaaCCCCACATTGTGTTACACAGAGCAG ACGTCAGTGAAGAACATCTCCACCCAGAGCAGCAGGAGGGGACCTCCAGGGTGAAGACGGAGGAGCAACAGGCCCCAtgcattaaagaggaagaggggaAATCACATCCCCcctacattaaagaggaagaggaggagccacagcaccGCCactttaaagaggaagaggaggatcacaGCATCAGACAGGAGGGAGGGCGtcttgaaggactggaggagttcccagtgattggtgtccctgtgaggagtgaagatgatgaagacaaaggtgaaagtgaggagaagagagaggtggagcctccaagcagcaggtcaactcaacacatgacaacagaagctgatggagaccactgtggaggatcacaagcacacaacctcttagctccactgtcagatagtgacgacacaacgtcacactctactgacactgatgatgaagactctgaagctgatatgacatgtcacactgacaacacacgctggaaatgctctcaatgtgacaaaatgtttgtTGGCAAGGAAAATCTGGAAATACACCAGAGActtcacacaggagagaaacctttcgcctgctcagtttgtggtcgAAAATTCTCTAAGCAGTCAGATTTGAAAGTACATACACgagtacacactggagagaaaccttttggtTGCTCGATTTGTGGAAAAAGATTCCCTTGTAAAAGTgttttacaaacacacacaagagtacacactggagagaaaccttttccctgctcgctttgtggaaaaagtttctcTACTAAAGGTAATTTAATagcacacacaagaatacacactggggagaaacctttttcctgctcaCTTTGTGATAAAAGATTCTATAGTCAGTCTcatttaaaaagacacacaatagtacacactggggagaaaccttttgcctgctcgctttgtggtaaaagattcagttgtaaaagtcattttcaaaaacacataaGGATACACACTTAG
- the LOC129176659 gene encoding gastrula zinc finger protein XlCGF26.1-like produces MKQEELQPPHIKKEAEEPQPPHIKQQEEEPQPSNIKEETEEPQHPDIKEEEEYHSISHLEGLEFPVIGDSVKSEDDEGQSEGKREVEPPSSSSTQHMTTETDGDHCGGSQAHNLLAPLSDSDDTTSHSPDTDDEDSKADMTCHTDNTRWKCSQCDKTFAHKRNLKIHMRHHTGEKPFACSVCGKRFSQQSNLKVHTRIHTGEKPFPCTVCGKTFSQKDDLKKHTRIHTGEKPFSCLVCGKCFSQKITLIVHARTHTREKNFSCSVCGQRFTNSANLTEHIRIHTGEKPFSCLICFKGFIGKSSLNKHTRIHTRENPFPCTVCSKIFYHKGDLNRHTKRHTEEKPFPCTVCGKRFFQKCDLKRHKRIHTEEKPFPCAVCGRRFYQNGDLKRHTRIHTGEKPFSCVVCGKSFSQKITLTVHTRTHTREKNLSCSICGQRFTNSTNLTEHIRSHTGENLENVSSRMHPARQ; encoded by the coding sequence ATGAAGCAGGAGGAGCTacagcccccccacattaaaaaggaagcagaggagccacagcccccgcACATTAAACagcaagaggaggagccacagccctcTAACATTAAAGAGGAAACGGAAGAGCCACAGCACCCtgacattaaagaggaagaggagtatCACAGCATCAGTCATCTTGAAGGACTTGAGTTCCCAGTAATTGGTGACTCTGTGAAGAGTGAGGATGATGAAGGTCAAAGTGAAgggaagagagaggtggagcctccaagcagcagctcaactcaacacatgacaacagaaactgatggagaccactgtggaggatcacaagcacacaacctcttagctccactatcagatagtgacgacacaacgtcacactctcctgacactgatgatgaagactctaaagctgatatgacatgtcacactgacaacacacgctgGAAATGCTCTCAATGTGACAAAACTTTTGCTCACAAGAGAAATCTGAAAATACACATGAGACATCACACGGGGGAAAAACCTTtcgcctgctcagtttgtggaaaAAGATTCTCTCAGCAGTCAAATTTAAAagtacacacaagaatacacactggagagaaaccttttccctgcacggtgtgtggtaaaacATTCTCTCAAaaagatgatttaaaaaaacacacacgaatacacactggagagaaacctttttcctgcctaGTTTGTGGTAAATGTTTCTCTCAGAAAATAACTTTGATAGTACACGCAAGGACACACACTagagaaaaaaacttttctTGTTCTGTGTGTGGTCAGCGATTCACAAATAGTGCAAACTTAACTGAACACATAAGAATCCACaccggagaaaaacccttttccTGCTTAATTTGTTTTAAAGGATTCATTGGGAAGTCAAGTTTGAATAAAcatacaagaatacacactaGGGAGAATCCTTTTCCTTGCACAGTGTGTAGTAAAATATTCTATCACAAAGGGGATTTAAATAGACACACCAAAAGACACACTGAAGAGAAACCTTTCCCTTGcacagtgtgtggtaaaagattctttCAAAAATGCGATctaaaaagacacaaaagaaTACACACGGAAGAGAAACCCTTTCCTTGCGCGGTGTGTGGTAGAAGATTCTATCAAAATGGTGacttaaaaagacacacaagaatacacactggagaaaaacctttttcttgcgttgtttgtggtaaaagtttctCTCAGAAGATAACTTTGACAGTTCATACAAGAACGCATACCAGAGAAAAAAACCTTTCTTGTTCAATATGTGGACAGCGATTCACAAATAGTACAAACTTGACTGAACACATAAGAAGCCACACTGGGGAGAATCTTGAAAACGTTTCTTCAAGGATGCATCCAGCTAGACAATAA
- the LOC129176916 gene encoding zinc finger protein 260-like, translated as MCKVQMLRALVNQRLTAAVEEIFVVLERTIAEYEEELSRTKNENQRQRQLLDAVCKKRQVVLHRADAIEERPPTKQREWNPSMEQEDPLPLHIKVEQPQLPHIKEEDRDHAISQDGEHLEGVEEFPVIVVTVDSKNDEDKGQGEEKGEAEPPHSSSTQHMTTEADGDHCGGSQAHNLLAPLSDSDDTTSHSADTDDEDSKAPMTCHTDNTHWKCSQCDKTFVTKGNLKVHMRRHTGEKPFTCLVCGKRFSQRSHLKTHTRIHTGEKPFSCSVCGKSFSQKISLKGHTRTHTGEKPFCCAICGKSFSQKITLMGHTRTHIRGNNFSCSMCGQRFTNFANLTEHMRIHTGE; from the exons atgtgtaaagtacaaatgctgagagcgttggtgaaccagcgactaactgcggctgtggaagaaatatttgtagtgctggaaagaacgatagcagagtatGAGGAagaactttctcgaacaaaaaATGAGAACcagcgacaacgtcaactactggacgctgtttGCAAGAAGCGTCAAGTTGTGTTACACAGAGCAG atgcCATTGAAGAACGACCTCCCACTAAGCAGCGGGAGTGGAACCCCAGCATGGAACAGGAGGATCCACTGCCCCTGCACATTAAAGTGGAGCAGCCACAGctcccccacattaaagaggaagacagGGATCACGCCATCAGTCAGGACggagagcatcttgaaggagtggaggagttcccagtgattgtTGTCACTGTGGACAGTAAAAACGATGAAGACAAAGGTCAAGGTGAGGAGAAGGGAGAGGCTGAGCCTCCACACAgtagctcaactcaacacatgacaacagaagctgatggagaccactgtggaggatcacaagcacacaacctcttagctccactatcagatagtgacgacacaacgtcacactctgctgacactgatgatgaagactccaAAGCTCcaatgacatgtcacactgacaacacacactggaAATGCTCTCAATGTGACAAAACTTTTGTTACAAAGGGAAATCTGAAAGTACACATGAGACgtcacactggagagaaacctttcaccTGCTTGGTTTGTGGGAAAAGATTCTCTCAGCGGTCACAtttgaaaacccacacaagaatacacactggagagaaacctttttcctgctcagtttgtggtaaaagtttctCTCAGAAGATATCTTTGAAGGGACACACaagaacgcacacgggagagaaacctttttgcTGCGCAatttgtggtaaaagtttctCTCAGAAAATAACTTTGATGggacacacaagaacacacattAGAGGAAACAACTTTTCTTGTTCGATGTGTGGTCAGCGATTTACAAATTTTGCAAACTTGACTGAACACATGAGAATCCACACTGGGGAATAA